A DNA window from Oryzias latipes chromosome 5, ASM223467v1 contains the following coding sequences:
- the src gene encoding proto-oncogene tyrosine-protein kinase Src isoform X1, translated as MGAGKSKPKELGSRSMSLDGTIGTGSDSGHFRHLSPAQQTLTPDRSPAVGSGRRGHQGQQQLAPTNTPVLALFGGVDDTGTLTSPQRGPLSGGVTTFVALYDYESRTASDLTFRKGDRLQIVNNTKKYSFREGDWWLARSLTTGESGYIPSNYVAPSDSIQAEEWYFGKITRRDSERLLLNLQNRRGTFLVRESETTKGAYCLSVLDYDNAKGLNVKHYKIRKLDSGGFYITSRTQFTSLQQLVFHYRKHSDGLCHALTDVCPVAKPQTQGLARDAWEIPRESLRLDVKLGQGCFGEVWMGTWNGTTRVAIKTLKPGTMSPEAFLQEAQVMKKLRHEKLVQLYAVVSEEPIYIVTEYMSQGSLLDFLKGDTGKLLRLPQLVDMAAQIAAGMAYVEKMNYVHRDLRAANILVGDNLVCKVADFGLARLIEDNEYTARQGAKFPIKWTAPEAALYGRFTIKSDVWSFGVLLTELATKGRVPYPGMVNREVLDQVERGYRMPCPAECPSSLHELMLSCWRKDPEERPTFEYLQGFLEDYFTSTEPQYQPGENL; from the exons ATGGGAGCAGGCAAGAGCAAGCCCAAGGAGCTGGGCTCGCGCTCCATGAGCCTGGATGGCACCATAGGTACAGGATCAGACAGTGGACACTTCCGTCATCTGAGTCCcgcccagcagaccctcacccCCGACCGGAGCCCTGCTGTAGGATCAGGCAGACGGGGGCATCAAGGGCAGCAGCAGCTCGCCCCCACAAACACTCCCGTGTTGGCTTTGTTTGGAGGGGTGGATGACACGGGAACTCTCACGTCACCTCAGAGAGGACCTCTTTCAG GAGGTGTTACCACATTTGTGGCTTTATATGATTATGAGTCCCGGACGGCCTCTGATCTGACCTTTAGGAAAGGCGACCGGTTGCAGATTGTCAACAACAC GAAAAAGTACAGCTTCAG AGAAGGGGACTGGTGGCTCGCTCGCTCGCTGACAACAGGAGAAAGTGGTTACATCCCCAGCAACTATGTGGCTCCCTCAGATTCCATCCAAGCAGAAGA GTGGTATTTCGGGAAGATCACTCGGCGTGACTCAGAGAGGCTCCTTCTGAACCTTCAGAACAGACGAGGAACCTTCCTGGTGCGGGAGAGCGAGACCACTAAAG GGGCTTATTGTCTGTCTGTGCTGGATTATGACAACGCCAAAGGCCTGAATGTGAAGCATTACAAGATCAGGAAACTGGATAGCGGCGGTTTCTACATTACCTCCCGTACCCAGTTCACAAGCCTGCAGCAACTAGTCTTCCACTACCGCA AGCACTCTGATGGCCTTTGCCACGCCCTTACAGACGTCTGTCCAGTGGCCAAACCTCAGACGCAGGGACTCGCTAGGGATGCCTGGGAAATTCCTCGAGAGTCCCTTCGCCTGGACGTTAAACTGGGACAGGGATGCTTTGGAGAAGTCTGGATGG GCACGTGGAACGGTACGACACGGGTAGCCATTAAGACCTTGAAGCCTGGAACTATGTCTCCAGAGGCCTTTCTTCAGGAAGCACAGGTCATGAAGAAGCTCCGGCACGAGAAGCTGGTCCAGCTCTACGCTGTTGTGTCTGAGGAGCCCATCTACATCGTCACGGAATATATGAGCCAAG GTAGCTTGTTGGACTTCCTGAAAGGAGACACAGGAAAGTTGCTTCGACTGCCACAGCTGGTAGACATGGCAGCTCAG ATTGCAGCTGGCATGGCCTATGTGGAGAAGATGAACTACGTCCACAGAGACCTGCGGGCTGCTAACATCCTAGTGGGGGACAACCTTGTTTGTAAGGTAGCTGACTTTGGTCTGGCAAGACTGATTGAAGACAACGAGTACACTGCAAGACAGG GTGCAAAGTTCCCGATCAAATGGACGGCACCAGAGGCAGCTCTGTACGGTCGTTTCACCATCAAGTCTGACGTGTGGTCCTTTGGTGTGCTGTTAACAGAGCTGGCAACTAAAGGCAGAGTTCCTTATCCAG GTATGGTAAACCGTGAAGTGCTGGATCAGGTGGAGCGTGGCTACAGGATGCCTTGCCCCGCGGAGTGCCCTAGTTCCTTGCACGAGCTCATGCTGTCATGCTGGAGGAAGGACCCAGAGGAGAGGCCTACATTTGAGTACCTTCAAGGCTTCCTAGAGGACTATTTCACCTCCACAGAACCCCAGTATCAACCTGGGGAGAACCTATAG
- the src gene encoding proto-oncogene tyrosine-protein kinase Src isoform X2: protein MGAGKSKPKELGSRSMSLDGTIGTGSDSGHFRHLSPAQQTLTPDRSPAVGSGRRGHQGQQQLAPTNTPVLALFGGVDDTGTLTSPQRGPLSGGVTTFVALYDYESRTASDLTFRKGDRLQIVNNTEGDWWLARSLTTGESGYIPSNYVAPSDSIQAEEWYFGKITRRDSERLLLNLQNRRGTFLVRESETTKGAYCLSVLDYDNAKGLNVKHYKIRKLDSGGFYITSRTQFTSLQQLVFHYRKHSDGLCHALTDVCPVAKPQTQGLARDAWEIPRESLRLDVKLGQGCFGEVWMGTWNGTTRVAIKTLKPGTMSPEAFLQEAQVMKKLRHEKLVQLYAVVSEEPIYIVTEYMSQGSLLDFLKGDTGKLLRLPQLVDMAAQIAAGMAYVEKMNYVHRDLRAANILVGDNLVCKVADFGLARLIEDNEYTARQGAKFPIKWTAPEAALYGRFTIKSDVWSFGVLLTELATKGRVPYPGMVNREVLDQVERGYRMPCPAECPSSLHELMLSCWRKDPEERPTFEYLQGFLEDYFTSTEPQYQPGENL from the exons ATGGGAGCAGGCAAGAGCAAGCCCAAGGAGCTGGGCTCGCGCTCCATGAGCCTGGATGGCACCATAGGTACAGGATCAGACAGTGGACACTTCCGTCATCTGAGTCCcgcccagcagaccctcacccCCGACCGGAGCCCTGCTGTAGGATCAGGCAGACGGGGGCATCAAGGGCAGCAGCAGCTCGCCCCCACAAACACTCCCGTGTTGGCTTTGTTTGGAGGGGTGGATGACACGGGAACTCTCACGTCACCTCAGAGAGGACCTCTTTCAG GAGGTGTTACCACATTTGTGGCTTTATATGATTATGAGTCCCGGACGGCCTCTGATCTGACCTTTAGGAAAGGCGACCGGTTGCAGATTGTCAACAACAC AGAAGGGGACTGGTGGCTCGCTCGCTCGCTGACAACAGGAGAAAGTGGTTACATCCCCAGCAACTATGTGGCTCCCTCAGATTCCATCCAAGCAGAAGA GTGGTATTTCGGGAAGATCACTCGGCGTGACTCAGAGAGGCTCCTTCTGAACCTTCAGAACAGACGAGGAACCTTCCTGGTGCGGGAGAGCGAGACCACTAAAG GGGCTTATTGTCTGTCTGTGCTGGATTATGACAACGCCAAAGGCCTGAATGTGAAGCATTACAAGATCAGGAAACTGGATAGCGGCGGTTTCTACATTACCTCCCGTACCCAGTTCACAAGCCTGCAGCAACTAGTCTTCCACTACCGCA AGCACTCTGATGGCCTTTGCCACGCCCTTACAGACGTCTGTCCAGTGGCCAAACCTCAGACGCAGGGACTCGCTAGGGATGCCTGGGAAATTCCTCGAGAGTCCCTTCGCCTGGACGTTAAACTGGGACAGGGATGCTTTGGAGAAGTCTGGATGG GCACGTGGAACGGTACGACACGGGTAGCCATTAAGACCTTGAAGCCTGGAACTATGTCTCCAGAGGCCTTTCTTCAGGAAGCACAGGTCATGAAGAAGCTCCGGCACGAGAAGCTGGTCCAGCTCTACGCTGTTGTGTCTGAGGAGCCCATCTACATCGTCACGGAATATATGAGCCAAG GTAGCTTGTTGGACTTCCTGAAAGGAGACACAGGAAAGTTGCTTCGACTGCCACAGCTGGTAGACATGGCAGCTCAG ATTGCAGCTGGCATGGCCTATGTGGAGAAGATGAACTACGTCCACAGAGACCTGCGGGCTGCTAACATCCTAGTGGGGGACAACCTTGTTTGTAAGGTAGCTGACTTTGGTCTGGCAAGACTGATTGAAGACAACGAGTACACTGCAAGACAGG GTGCAAAGTTCCCGATCAAATGGACGGCACCAGAGGCAGCTCTGTACGGTCGTTTCACCATCAAGTCTGACGTGTGGTCCTTTGGTGTGCTGTTAACAGAGCTGGCAACTAAAGGCAGAGTTCCTTATCCAG GTATGGTAAACCGTGAAGTGCTGGATCAGGTGGAGCGTGGCTACAGGATGCCTTGCCCCGCGGAGTGCCCTAGTTCCTTGCACGAGCTCATGCTGTCATGCTGGAGGAAGGACCCAGAGGAGAGGCCTACATTTGAGTACCTTCAAGGCTTCCTAGAGGACTATTTCACCTCCACAGAACCCCAGTATCAACCTGGGGAGAACCTATAG